One stretch of Rhodoferax lithotrophicus DNA includes these proteins:
- a CDS encoding cell division protein ZipA C-terminal FtsZ-binding domain-containing protein has translation MSQLQLGLIIAGAFVLLGVVLQNFWLARRNRPRQGTPSVFGPHDELANLEPTLNEPGGDGFALPVSEKKPTLDALIDVIAPIALETPVTGEALLAAMPPTRRVGSKPFTIEGQTQGQQRWEFPVAGRSYTQLQAGIQLANRSGALNDIEFSEFVMKTQTFCDIVGGTPDFPEMRQEISRARELDQFAGDHDAQLSFVLRARRAAWSASYIQQTAAKLGFVPGSIDGRMVVPASQAGLPPVLSLSFDAQAALAEDPTQSALREVSLVLDVAQVDRNERAFERMREAALTLAQEMDGLVTDDNGVALPNEALDVIGSELAHLYDTLAQRELAAGSALARRLFS, from the coding sequence ATGAGCCAATTGCAATTGGGTTTGATCATCGCTGGCGCATTTGTGTTGCTGGGTGTTGTGCTGCAAAACTTCTGGCTGGCCCGGCGCAACCGGCCACGCCAGGGCACCCCGTCGGTTTTTGGACCCCATGACGAGCTTGCCAATCTGGAACCCACGCTGAATGAACCGGGTGGTGACGGATTTGCCTTGCCGGTGTCCGAAAAAAAACCGACGCTGGATGCCCTGATTGATGTCATAGCCCCTATCGCATTGGAAACCCCGGTCACCGGGGAGGCCCTGCTGGCCGCCATGCCGCCGACCCGGCGCGTCGGCAGCAAACCGTTCACCATTGAAGGCCAGACACAAGGCCAACAGCGCTGGGAATTCCCGGTTGCAGGGCGCAGCTATACCCAGTTGCAAGCCGGTATTCAGCTGGCCAACCGCTCGGGCGCGCTCAATGACATCGAGTTTTCTGAATTTGTCATGAAAACCCAGACCTTTTGCGACATCGTGGGCGGCACCCCCGATTTTCCTGAGATGCGACAGGAGATCAGCCGTGCCCGCGAACTGGACCAATTTGCAGGCGACCATGACGCACAACTGAGTTTTGTGCTGCGGGCCCGGCGTGCCGCCTGGAGCGCCAGTTACATCCAGCAAACAGCGGCCAAGCTTGGTTTTGTACCAGGCTCCATTGACGGGCGTATGGTGGTACCCGCCAGCCAGGCCGGTTTGCCGCCCGTGCTGAGTTTGTCATTTGATGCCCAGGCGGCGCTGGCTGAAGACCCCACGCAATCTGCCCTGCGCGAGGTGAGCCTGGTGCTGGATGTAGCGCAGGTTGACCGCAACGAGCGGGCTTTTGAGCGTATGCGCGAGGCGGCTTTGACCCTGGCGCAGGAAATGGATGGCCTGGTCACCGATGACAACGGTGTGGCCTTGCCAAACGAAGCCCTGGACGTGATTGGCTCCGAGCTTGCCCACCTGTATGACACCCTGGCCCAGCGTGAGCTGGCTGCTGGCTCCGCTCTGGCCCGGCGGCTGTTTTCCTGA